From the genome of Pseudomonas sp. FP453:
CGCGCAGGGACTGGATGCCGCTGGCCTCGGCCTCATGCACCCATTCCTTGATGGCGGCGAGCATGTCGTGGCCATTGGTGCTGGTCTTGAGCCAGATCTGTTGCAGCGCCAGGCGCTTTTCGTAGATCACTTTCAGGGCCTGGCTGTGTTCCAGCATGCCCTGGATGCGCAGGTGATGGCGCTCATCCAGCAGGCTGGTCTCCCGCGACAGCAAACGCTTGGCGCGGTGGAACTGGTGGCGCACCGAGTGATCGACCTTTTCCAGCTCTTGCTTGACCAGCGGGCCGATCACCAGCTTGCGGTACTGGGCCATGATCTGGAAGCGGTTGTTGAGGATCGCCATCGCAGTGTCCATGTCCAGGTGGCCCTTGCCCTCGACGCGGTGGGCAATCGGCGCCACACGCTGCACCTTGGCCAGGCGCAGCCAGCTGAACACCTTGATCCAGGCCCAACCGAGGTCGAACTCCCACTTCTTCACCGACAGCTTGGCGGAGTTGGGGTAGGTGTGATGGTTGTTGTGCAGCTCTTCGCCACCGACGATGATGCCCCACGGCACCAGGTTGGTCGCCGCGTCACGGCATTCGAAGTTGCGATAGCCCACGGCATGGCCCAGGCCGTTGATCACGCCGGCGGCCCAGAACGGGATCCACATCATCTGGATCGCCCAGATGGTGATGCCGATGGTGCCGAACAGCAGCAGGTCGATCACGCCCATGATCGCCACGCCCAGCAGCGGGTAAGGGGTGTAGATTTTGCGTTCGATCCAGTCGTCCGGGCAGTTCTTGCCGTAGATGCGCAAGGTCTCGGGGTTTTCCGCTTCGGCGCGGTACAGTTCGGCACCCTTGCGCAACACGGTGGACAGGCCTTTGATCACCGGGCTGTGCGGGTCATCGACGGTTTCACATTTGGCGTGGTGTTTACGGTGGATGGCGGTCCACTCGCGGGTGTTCTGCGCCGTGGTCAGCCACAGCCAGAAGCGGAAGAAGTGTTTCAGGCCGGCATTGAGTTCCAGGGAACGATGGGCTGAATAGCGGTGCAGATAGACGGTGACCCCAACGATGGTCACGTGGGTCATCAACAGAGTGACTGCCACCAGTTGCCAGGCTGACAGGTCAAGAAAACCGTTGTACCACATAGGCTGTATGGCCCTCAGATAAAGAAAAAAACAGCTCACGC
Proteins encoded in this window:
- the desA gene encoding delta-9 fatty acid desaturase DesA, producing MWYNGFLDLSAWQLVAVTLLMTHVTIVGVTVYLHRYSAHRSLELNAGLKHFFRFWLWLTTAQNTREWTAIHRKHHAKCETVDDPHSPVIKGLSTVLRKGAELYRAEAENPETLRIYGKNCPDDWIERKIYTPYPLLGVAIMGVIDLLLFGTIGITIWAIQMMWIPFWAAGVINGLGHAVGYRNFECRDAATNLVPWGIIVGGEELHNNHHTYPNSAKLSVKKWEFDLGWAWIKVFSWLRLAKVQRVAPIAHRVEGKGHLDMDTAMAILNNRFQIMAQYRKLVIGPLVKQELEKVDHSVRHQFHRAKRLLSRETSLLDERHHLRIQGMLEHSQALKVIYEKRLALQQIWLKTSTNGHDMLAAIKEWVHEAEASGIQSLRDFAHQLKTYSLRPAAV